From a single Calothrix sp. NIES-2098 genomic region:
- a CDS encoding DRTGG domain-containing protein produces the protein MPKSAKYLLIGSTETYSGKSATVLGLSYQLQQAGLNISYGKPLGTCFNVSVGSVFEEDVQFIAHSLNLSENRVAPTMLALDEVSVQKRLRGEDKTDYQQSLVQQYLQMSKGDLVLLEGPGDLQEGNLFKLSLPQVAEVLDASVLLVTRYKSLLSVEALLSAKQRIGDRLIGVVINEIPGEQLESVRNLLQPFLEQQGIPVLAMLPKSDLLRSVSVGELVKQLHAEVLCRSDRLDLMVESLAIGAMNVNAAVKYFRKRRNMAVVTGGDRVEIQQAALETSTQCLILTGQLPPPEFILSRAEELEIPILSVDLDTLTTVEIVDRTFGQVRVHEPIKVECIRQLMGEHFDLERLLSKLGLSPAAALP, from the coding sequence GTGCCAAAATCCGCGAAATATTTGCTGATTGGATCGACTGAGACTTACAGTGGTAAATCTGCTACAGTTCTGGGTTTGTCTTATCAGCTACAGCAAGCAGGACTGAATATTTCCTACGGCAAACCGTTGGGTACTTGTTTCAATGTATCTGTTGGTAGCGTCTTTGAGGAAGATGTTCAGTTCATTGCCCATAGCCTTAACCTGAGCGAAAATCGTGTTGCTCCCACGATGCTGGCTTTGGATGAAGTCAGCGTGCAAAAACGCTTACGTGGTGAAGACAAAACTGATTATCAGCAGTCCCTAGTACAGCAATATTTGCAAATGTCCAAGGGAGATTTGGTGTTGCTAGAAGGGCCTGGCGATCTGCAAGAAGGTAACTTATTTAAGTTGTCTTTGCCGCAAGTGGCTGAAGTATTAGATGCCAGTGTGTTGTTAGTAACACGCTATAAATCGTTGCTCTCGGTTGAAGCACTTTTATCTGCCAAGCAGCGTATAGGCGATCGCTTAATCGGTGTTGTCATCAATGAGATTCCTGGCGAACAATTAGAATCTGTCAGAAATCTCTTACAACCATTCTTAGAGCAGCAGGGAATTCCTGTGTTAGCAATGCTACCAAAAAGCGACTTACTACGCAGCGTCAGCGTTGGCGAACTGGTGAAGCAGTTACACGCCGAAGTTCTCTGTCGTAGCGATCGCCTAGACTTAATGGTGGAAAGCCTAGCAATTGGCGCGATGAATGTCAATGCCGCCGTCAAATACTTCCGCAAACGGCGAAATATGGCAGTAGTGACAGGAGGCGATCGTGTGGAAATTCAGCAAGCAGCATTGGAAACTTCTACCCAATGTCTAATCCTTACTGGACAACTTCCACCTCCAGAGTTCATCCTTAGTCGGGCTGAGGAACTAGAAATTCCCATTTTGTCTGTTGATTTAGATACCCTCACCACGGTAGAAATTGTAGATCGCACTTTTGGACAAGTGCGCGTTCACGAACCAATTAAAGTAGAGTGCATTCGTCAGTTGATGGGCGAGCATTTTGACCTGGAACGCTTGTTATCCAAACTAGGTTTAAGTCCAGCAGCAGCGTTACCTTAG
- a CDS encoding photosystem I M family protein, with product MPISNTLLLAVTSLSDTQVYIALVVALIPGVLAWRLATELYK from the coding sequence ATGCCTATATCCAACACTCTCTTGTTGGCTGTAACGTCTCTCTCAGATACTCAAGTGTACATCGCTTTGGTTGTGGCACTGATTCCAGGTGTTCTGGCTTGGCGTTTAGCTACAGAACTTTACAAATAA
- the pheS gene encoding phenylalanyl-tRNA synthetase subunit alpha, with protein sequence MTNPANGIHAINLIVYKIAEVLQASGYPEPTIWRSSPITTIANNYDKLYIPRDSLSRSAKYTRYLSDGRLLRTHTTVIMPELLSHLQGEQLILHPGICYRRDVLDKRHVGEPHQMDAWLISQRKKLGREALVQLIAVIINSILPGVSYRLNETSHPYTCNGLEIEVLVDGNWIEVGECGEIHPELLKPGYTGLASGWGLDRLVMLVKGIDDIRLLRSTHPQIAAQMTNLETYNQVSNKPSISRDMSIVTGIDTDLEDICEPVIQVLGDEAELLESVEILSDTSYSQLPKKAIQRLGIQPHQKNLLVRMTLRSLYASITNQKANILRELVYKQIHQGE encoded by the coding sequence TTGACGAACCCGGCAAATGGTATTCATGCCATTAATCTTATCGTCTACAAAATAGCCGAAGTTCTGCAAGCATCCGGTTATCCTGAACCAACAATTTGGCGTTCTTCTCCCATCACTACGATCGCCAATAACTACGATAAGCTTTATATTCCTAGAGACAGTTTATCGCGTTCCGCCAAATACACTCGTTACCTCAGCGACGGTAGGCTACTCAGAACTCATACCACTGTCATCATGCCAGAGTTACTTTCCCACTTACAGGGGGAACAACTCATTCTCCACCCCGGTATTTGTTATCGCCGGGATGTGTTGGATAAACGTCATGTCGGGGAACCGCATCAAATGGACGCATGGTTAATTAGCCAACGTAAAAAATTAGGTAGAGAAGCTTTAGTTCAATTAATTGCTGTTATTATCAACTCAATTCTTCCAGGTGTTTCCTATCGCCTAAATGAAACATCACATCCATATACTTGCAATGGTTTAGAAATTGAAGTGTTAGTTGATGGTAACTGGATTGAGGTAGGAGAATGTGGAGAAATTCACCCTGAATTACTTAAACCTGGCTATACAGGATTAGCATCTGGTTGGGGATTAGATCGTCTTGTGATGTTAGTAAAGGGGATAGATGATATTCGCTTATTGCGAAGCACCCATCCCCAAATAGCTGCCCAGATGACGAACCTGGAAACCTATAATCAGGTATCTAATAAACCAAGTATCAGCCGAGATATGTCTATTGTCACTGGGATAGATACTGATTTAGAAGATATTTGCGAACCAGTAATACAAGTTTTAGGAGATGAAGCTGAACTATTAGAATCGGTGGAAATATTAAGCGACACTTCTTACTCCCAACTTCCAAAAAAAGCGATTCAACGTTTGGGTATCCAACCTCATCAGAAAAATCTGCTGGTGCGGATGACTCTTAGGAGTCTTTATGCGTCTATTACTAATCAAAAAGCTAATATCTTGCGGGAGTTGGTTTATAAACAAATTCACCAAGGTGAGTAA
- a CDS encoding pentapeptide repeat-containing protein, whose amino-acid sequence MAAWQNTSFLNFLPKNNNPDKQKKTSPSAKKSRIQIRNTLLTTLFVLFGLAIVENTLKDETPPATIQPKFNTKNRQIIEFIEAYNQNEKRKEEEKKCKYKIALLTWILCPLADSKLLGQVQNIGVISAAILFFWDTFDRKKQLERQAWQLIDGAQGSETSGARKQAIEDLHQEKSDITGLDADGADLRGINLSGANLERSSFKNAILEGANFEGAILRDANFTGAKLKGANFNGADLWGAVLIGADLCRARLEGTNLSNANLDSVDLCDAKFGQYEDKKTKEIKHTILTSARLIRANIENINLAEVEMSHACFGGARTGRNKLDIMILRQANNSYKKALYDQDFCKTYPEEQLEIDKLYEEKENNKNHKNEKIQKIKNRISTSLQDQNNSSELLILLDALIEILSEPEQESNIKSESQDLRNEAIAIKSKLEKVEYNSEQILPSAIAKKNELDQLVQDTLDKQRIIDEKARILEEKLKPSQSDEKTDEQ is encoded by the coding sequence ATGGCTGCATGGCAAAATACTTCATTTTTGAATTTTTTACCTAAAAATAATAATCCAGATAAACAGAAAAAGACATCTCCCAGCGCCAAAAAAAGCCGAATTCAAATAAGAAACACGTTATTAACAACACTATTTGTGCTTTTTGGACTTGCTATAGTAGAAAACACGCTTAAAGATGAGACCCCGCCAGCCACAATTCAGCCGAAATTTAATACAAAAAATCGTCAAATAATTGAATTTATTGAAGCATATAATCAAAACGAAAAAAGAAAAGAAGAAGAGAAAAAATGTAAATATAAAATTGCTTTATTAACCTGGATACTTTGTCCTTTAGCAGATTCTAAGCTATTAGGCCAGGTTCAAAATATTGGCGTAATTTCCGCAGCAATTTTATTCTTCTGGGATACTTTCGATAGAAAAAAACAATTAGAACGTCAAGCTTGGCAGTTAATTGATGGTGCCCAAGGTTCAGAAACCAGTGGTGCGAGAAAACAAGCTATTGAGGATTTACATCAGGAAAAATCTGATATTACTGGTCTTGATGCAGATGGTGCAGACTTAAGAGGAATTAACTTAAGTGGCGCTAATTTAGAAAGATCAAGTTTTAAAAATGCCATATTAGAAGGAGCTAATTTTGAAGGTGCAATTCTTAGAGACGCTAACTTCACAGGTGCAAAGCTGAAAGGTGCAAATTTCAATGGTGCTGACCTTTGGGGTGCAGTTTTGATAGGAGCAGATTTATGTAGAGCTCGTTTAGAAGGCACAAATTTAAGTAATGCGAATTTAGATAGCGTAGATTTATGTGATGCTAAATTTGGTCAATATGAAGATAAAAAAACCAAAGAAATTAAACATACAATTTTAACATCAGCTAGACTCATAAGAGCAAATATTGAAAATATAAATTTAGCTGAAGTAGAGATGTCTCATGCTTGTTTTGGCGGTGCCAGAACAGGTAGAAATAAATTAGATATAATGATACTTCGTCAAGCAAATAATTCTTATAAAAAGGCATTGTACGATCAAGATTTTTGTAAAACTTACCCAGAAGAGCAACTTGAAATTGATAAATTATATGAAGAAAAAGAAAATAATAAAAATCATAAAAACGAGAAAATTCAGAAGATAAAAAATAGAATTTCTACGTCGCTTCAAGATCAGAATAATTCTTCAGAGTTGTTAATCTTATTGGATGCTTTGATAGAAATCCTTTCCGAACCAGAACAAGAATCAAATATTAAATCTGAATCCCAAGATTTAAGAAATGAAGCAATCGCCATTAAAAGTAAGCTTGAAAAAGTAGAATATAATAGTGAACAAATTTTACCT
- a CDS encoding major facilitator transporter, whose amino-acid sequence MKTPSPWAYIPTLYFAEGVPNVIISSVSVIFYKKLGIDNDQITAWTSFLYLPWVIKMFWGPVVDIYATKRTWILVTQFAMFCCLSLVALSLQLPNFFFVSLAALTVGAFISATYDIATDGFYMLALNPEQQAFFVGIRSLFYRIAVLFGSGLLVVLAGRLETTLNNIPLSWTISLGFSAVIFAILFIFHRFVLPLPESDSPRQTQTQSEKIPFVDIIQTYFRQEKIGAILAFILLYRLGEAMLLKVASLFLLDKIEKGGLAISTEQFGLIYGTFGVLSLIIGGILGGMIISRYGLKKCLLPMALALNLPDLFYVYLAYSKPSLTLVYPLVSLEQFGYGLGFTAFSVYLMYICQGEYKTSHYAISTGLMALGLMLPGAISGTIQQAVGYPLFFVLVCLLTIPGMITIFFIPLREEPNRPTS is encoded by the coding sequence ATGAAAACTCCCTCTCCTTGGGCTTACATCCCCACCCTCTACTTCGCTGAAGGCGTCCCCAATGTCATTATCAGCAGCGTTTCCGTCATCTTCTACAAAAAACTCGGCATAGATAACGACCAAATCACCGCTTGGACAAGTTTTCTCTACCTCCCTTGGGTAATCAAAATGTTTTGGGGGCCAGTCGTAGATATTTACGCCACAAAAAGAACATGGATACTTGTCACCCAATTTGCCATGTTTTGTTGCTTGAGTTTAGTAGCCTTATCCTTACAACTACCAAACTTCTTTTTTGTCTCCTTAGCGGCCTTAACAGTCGGAGCATTTATTTCTGCCACCTATGATATTGCCACCGATGGCTTTTATATGTTGGCTTTAAACCCAGAACAACAAGCTTTCTTTGTTGGTATCCGATCGCTTTTCTATCGCATCGCCGTATTATTCGGTAGCGGATTGTTAGTAGTTTTAGCTGGGCGATTAGAAACCACACTCAATAATATTCCTTTAAGTTGGACTATCTCCCTAGGATTTTCCGCTGTCATCTTTGCCATTCTGTTTATCTTTCACCGCTTCGTTTTACCTTTACCAGAATCAGATAGTCCCCGTCAGACACAAACTCAATCTGAAAAGATTCCTTTTGTAGATATTATTCAAACTTATTTTCGGCAAGAAAAAATAGGCGCGATTTTAGCATTTATCTTACTTTACCGATTAGGTGAAGCTATGCTCTTAAAGGTAGCCTCGCTATTTCTCTTAGACAAAATAGAAAAAGGCGGTTTAGCTATCTCAACTGAACAATTTGGTTTAATTTACGGAACGTTTGGCGTACTGTCCCTAATTATTGGTGGTATTTTAGGAGGAATGATAATTTCCCGTTATGGCTTAAAAAAATGCCTCTTACCAATGGCTTTAGCCTTGAACTTACCCGATCTATTTTATGTTTATCTCGCTTATTCTAAACCATCCCTGACATTAGTTTATCCCCTAGTTTCCTTAGAACAATTTGGCTATGGACTAGGCTTTACAGCCTTTAGTGTTTATTTAATGTATATTTGCCAAGGTGAATATAAAACCTCTCATTATGCCATATCTACTGGACTGATGGCTTTAGGTCTGATGTTGCCAGGGGCAATTAGCGGTACAATTCAACAAGCAGTGGGATACCCGTTATTTTTTGTTTTGGTCTGTTTGCTAACTATTCCGGGAATGATTACTATATTTTTCATTCCATTACGAGAAGAACCTAATCGACCAACCAGTTAA
- a CDS encoding monooxygenase FAD-binding protein — MKSFDVVVVGAGPAGGHCARLLAKAGRKVLLVERYENFSVNSFSSAGTPIETLAKFELPDEVIGSYWQGIKIVTTNLNETWDSPKPLGVVLDFTKLREFLANEVKANGGEVWLGYFYLRKLEEAEQTILFFKSKKEGEVKVAAKVVVDATGPSRAVIYNKGETQPLFHSGTGIEYILEVEPEDYEKHCDRLTFFLGHKWMPKGYSWIFPMEKPKLKVGAGLLNSQHQLIKKPEPIKYYIELIIKDYIKSKNYKIIDVHGGTLKYSQGLQDKYYKKNIIAIGDSVSTVNFLGGEGIRHGMCSAEVAVKYIEKYLNGEASDFRNYQKEMYKIFYKKWLISEKLGLKKYLLDSDNIVDRSITYLKFLNINEIMDLLFNYKFEKFSKIFIVRLALKSLAFFKKSFGFKGS; from the coding sequence ATGAAAAGCTTTGATGTAGTAGTTGTAGGTGCAGGGCCTGCCGGAGGGCACTGTGCGCGATTGTTAGCGAAAGCTGGTAGAAAAGTTTTGCTAGTAGAGAGATATGAAAACTTTTCTGTAAATAGTTTCTCTAGCGCTGGAACTCCTATAGAAACATTAGCTAAGTTTGAATTACCTGATGAGGTTATAGGTAGTTATTGGCAAGGAATTAAAATTGTCACCACAAATTTAAATGAAACTTGGGATTCACCAAAACCTCTGGGTGTGGTTTTAGATTTTACTAAGTTGAGAGAATTCTTAGCTAATGAAGTCAAAGCCAATGGTGGAGAGGTTTGGCTTGGTTACTTTTACCTAAGAAAATTAGAGGAAGCAGAGCAAACTATTCTATTTTTTAAATCGAAAAAAGAAGGAGAGGTAAAGGTTGCAGCAAAAGTTGTAGTTGATGCAACTGGCCCATCTAGAGCAGTCATATATAACAAAGGTGAAACTCAACCATTATTTCACAGTGGTACAGGAATTGAATATATCTTAGAAGTAGAACCAGAGGATTACGAAAAACACTGCGATCGCTTAACTTTCTTCCTGGGACATAAATGGATGCCAAAAGGTTATTCTTGGATATTTCCTATGGAGAAACCTAAGTTAAAAGTAGGTGCAGGGTTATTAAATTCACAGCATCAATTAATTAAAAAGCCTGAACCGATAAAATATTATATTGAACTAATTATCAAAGATTATATTAAATCCAAAAACTACAAAATTATTGATGTTCATGGAGGAACTCTCAAGTATAGCCAGGGGTTGCAGGATAAGTATTACAAAAAAAATATTATAGCTATTGGTGATTCTGTCTCTACTGTTAACTTTTTAGGAGGCGAAGGTATTAGACATGGTATGTGTAGCGCTGAAGTTGCTGTAAAATATATTGAAAAATATTTAAATGGTGAAGCTTCAGATTTTAGAAATTATCAAAAAGAAATGTATAAAATCTTTTATAAAAAATGGCTAATTTCTGAAAAACTGGGATTAAAGAAATATTTGCTGGATAGCGATAATATAGTAGATCGCTCAATCACTTATCTTAAATTTTTGAATATTAATGAAATAATGGATTTACTCTTCAACTATAAATTTGAAAAATTTTCTAAGATATTCATAGTTAGATTAGCCCTCAAAAGTCTGGCATTTTTTAAAAAAAGCTTTGGTTTCAAGGGTTCTTGA
- a CDS encoding carbohydrate kinase FGGY, with translation MDLFLGIDFGTSGARAIVIDAEASIQAEMRYPWEISADWIDVWQTALFTLLASIPEELRREIQAIAINGTSSTVLLVDAAGKPVDPPLLYNDPRGSVMLEQLKSIAPENHTVVSATSSLAKLLWMSHLPTFSKARYFLHQADWLAFLLHGSLGISDYHNALKLGYDVEELKYPEWLTQLQIPIQLPKVLSPGAPIGELRPEIATKFGFRYGCVVFAGTTDSIAAFLASGAKSPGEAVTSLGSTLVLKLLSRTRIEDARYGIYSHRLGDLWLTGGASNTGGAVLQEFFTNAELESLSREIDATTASDLDYYPLLKAGDRFPINDPNLPPRLEPRPDNPVEFLHGLLESIARIEARGYELLQQMGADNLKRVYTAGGGAANNTWTAIRGRCLKVPVISSEHTEAAYGTALLAMRGVRG, from the coding sequence ATGGATTTGTTTCTAGGGATCGACTTCGGTACATCTGGCGCTAGGGCGATTGTTATTGACGCTGAAGCTAGCATCCAGGCAGAAATGAGGTATCCTTGGGAAATTTCCGCAGATTGGATAGATGTATGGCAGACGGCTTTATTTACTCTCCTAGCATCGATTCCTGAAGAATTGCGGCGAGAAATTCAAGCGATCGCTATTAATGGAACTTCTTCCACTGTCTTGCTAGTAGACGCGGCTGGCAAGCCTGTTGATCCACCTCTACTTTATAACGATCCGCGGGGATCGGTGATGCTAGAGCAGTTGAAAAGTATCGCACCGGAGAATCATACAGTAGTTAGCGCTACATCAAGCCTTGCTAAACTACTGTGGATGTCACATTTACCGACTTTTAGCAAAGCCAGATATTTCCTACATCAAGCAGACTGGCTTGCATTTCTACTGCATGGAAGTTTAGGTATTAGCGATTACCACAACGCTTTAAAGCTGGGTTATGACGTTGAAGAGTTGAAATACCCAGAATGGCTAACCCAATTGCAAATACCTATTCAACTACCTAAAGTTTTATCGCCTGGTGCGCCTATTGGGGAATTACGCCCAGAAATTGCAACTAAGTTTGGTTTCCGCTATGGTTGTGTGGTTTTTGCGGGCACTACAGATAGTATTGCGGCTTTTCTGGCCAGTGGTGCAAAATCCCCTGGAGAAGCGGTGACTTCCTTGGGTTCGACATTGGTATTAAAACTATTAAGTCGTACCCGCATTGAAGATGCACGATATGGAATTTACAGCCATCGCCTTGGTGACTTGTGGCTAACTGGCGGTGCTTCAAATACCGGCGGTGCAGTGCTGCAAGAATTCTTTACTAATGCTGAGTTAGAAAGCTTGAGTCGGGAGATTGATGCTACCACAGCCAGCGACTTAGATTATTATCCTTTGTTGAAAGCAGGCGATCGCTTTCCGATTAACGATCCCAATTTACCCCCACGCTTAGAACCACGCCCAGATAATCCCGTGGAATTTCTGCATGGGTTATTAGAAAGTATTGCCCGCATAGAAGCGCGTGGGTATGAATTATTACAGCAAATGGGAGCAGATAACTTAAAGCGTGTTTATACTGCTGGCGGTGGTGCAGCAAATAATACTTGGACTGCTATTCGCGGAAGATGTTTAAAAGTCCCTGTAATCTCATCAGAACATACGGAAGCAGCCTATGGAACAGCGCTTTTGGCGATGCGGGGGGTGAGGGGATGA